The Lycium ferocissimum isolate CSIRO_LF1 unplaced genomic scaffold, AGI_CSIRO_Lferr_CH_V1 ctg6985, whole genome shotgun sequence genome window below encodes:
- the LOC132045543 gene encoding uncharacterized protein LOC132045543, producing MPQAKNPHRHKKRKDFQAWKEKSLKKKSKRKKAFKQRKDFIKSKNPKACYMCGRVGHFYKDCKVKEKIKNLDIDNDLKEILYKILLNSQLENSSFQSDESRDSSSEEDIRVLDNASYISTSSDDE from the coding sequence ATGCCACAAGCAAAAAATCCTCATAGgcacaaaaagagaaaagactTCCAAGCATGGAAAGAAAAAAGCTTGAAAAAGAAATCCAAGCGAAAGAAAGCTTTCAAGCAGAGGAAGGATTTTATTAAATCCAAAAATCCTAAGGCCTGTTATATGTGTGGTAGAGTTGGTCATTTTTATAAAGATTGCAAAGTAAAGGAAAAGATTAAGAACCTTGACATAGATAATGACTTAAAGGAAATATTATACAAGATCTTGTTGAATTCACAACTGGAAAATTCAAGTTTTCAGTCAGATGAATCAAGGGATTCTTCATCAGAAGAAGATATTAGAGTCCTTGACAATGCAAGTTATATTTCAACCAGTTCAGATGATGAAT